From Fulvivirga lutea:
ACTCGGCCAAAGGGTCTTCTTCATCATGATCGTGGTCGGCTTCTGCTGACTCACTTTCAGACTCTGTCATTCCACTTTCAAACTCCTCTCCCATAAACTGCCCGTATTTTAAGCGTAGTGACTTTTGATCAAAACCCAACTCATTGCTGGTGAAATTAAAATCATTTTTGGGGATTTTTCCTCGCTGCTTTACCAGCTTTTCGGTATCGATAATGATCTGCCTCTGACTTCTAAAGTATTCCGGCATCAGATCTACCCCTAATGCACCCTCTAAAGAAAACTCAATTTTGGTGGTATCTCTTATACTCACAAAATAGGTCTCCGTTCTGTTTCTGTTGGGTTTGGGTCGTTTATAATCAAAAACCTCTACATAAAAGTACAGTTCATCACCCGGGGTCATATCAAGCTTAGCTATGTCAATTGATTTTGAAAGCGATTGTCTTTTACCGCCTACTTTCAGGGATTTGTCGAATGCCATTCTTTCCTCTCTGAATTTGACGGCTTCGCCAGATCCCTTACTAACAGTAGCTACAATAGCGGTTGAATCAAGCCCGTAGTCATCTGACATTTTGGAAGTAAACTGTACCTTCCAAGGCTCATCAATTTCTAGAACAGTAAATCGATCAATACCTTCGATTGACACTTCAGGTTCTTTGTCAGGCGTAGCTATAAGTTGATAAAGCTCTGTTTCGTACTGTTTTTGATTGATATCAGTATAAATGAGTTTGTAAAAACCACTGGCTATCAATTGACTTGTCAGTTTGTAGCTTCCGCCTTCAGCTTTAAATGGCAGCTGCTTACCGTTGTTCATTTCAAGGATTAAGCTTTTTGGTTTCTCGGAGAACGTAACCGTCCAGGTAATGTAAGAGCCTTCAAGGGCAGTAACACTAAAATTTTCGCTGGTTGTAGTTGCCAGTTTCGTATACTTAGGGTAATTAATGCGCACTTCTTGATTGATAATGCTAAGTGCCTGATCTGTGATTACTGAATCAGTTGAAATAAACTCAATGCCTTTTTCTCTTTCATTAATCTCAGAGGGTGAATTGATATCAATTAGACTCAATAACAATCCAGAAATGACAAATAAAGCCAGTCCAATGAAGCCATTTTTTAACGAAGCGGGCCATCCTATTTTGTCCTCATTGGCGAGCAGAATCTCTGAAATCCTTTTTCGCTGTACCTGTGCTATTAATGAACTGTCTGCAACTTCTGAAACCAGTAAAAATGAGCTGTTTTGAGCCAACCCAAACGATAAATCAAGCCACCTGGAGCTTCTCTTTGCATTGATCTTCCATGGTCTGTAAACCAGAATAAATAACGCCAGGCTTAGAATGAATATAAGAGCTAGCCACCCTAAACTTTTTAACTCAATAACAAAACTGATAAGTAATGTTAAACCAATTGCCAAAAGAAATGCATTGGCAATATAGACCAACCGCCATTTGAGAGTTACTTTATTCAATATGTCGATGCCGCTTTTCATTGCTTTCTTTTCATTGAATAAACTCGCTCAAAAAGGAAAAATCCTAAAAAAACCAACCAAAACCAATCCGCTCTTGCCTTGTTTGTTTTATCAGTATCTATGGTAGATTGATTGAGTTTTACCATTTCTAAAGGCACTTGTCTACTTTCTTTCAAGTCCGCTTTTTCAGGAATAATAATTGCAAAAAGATGACCAATGAAATCCTCAGAAATAAAATTATCCTGTGTTATACGATTGTTTAAAAAGTATCTTCCACTCTGGCCTGTTAAGATGGGCTTTGTCACGTTCTCACGATAAATCAAACTGCTTGCATTATGCTCAAAATTTAACTCATCTTCTGATAGCCAAATCAGCCAATCAGATCCTTTATTTTCGAAGTTCTTCGTTGAAAAAGAATTTATTAGAATTGGCCTTTTAGCTACTTCAGAAATAGTAGCCAGTGCAGATTGAAAGTAAAACAGCTCCTTTTCAAATTCCTGATCATAAACAATATCAAATTTCAGTGTATCCCAATTTTCGGCCTGACTCATAGCCTCCTGAACTCCTTCTACCCATTTATATTCTGTAGATATTGTATTACTAGTAGCAATCAGATCCAAACCGTTAGTGAAGCTTCTGTGAGTATATTCTTGATTTTCTAACGGTTCAATAGGTAGCCATTTTATCACCTTGCTGGTGGCTGGTCTTCTACCCTTCAACTGATTCTCTGTTACGCTTGCCAGAATAAAAATCGTATCAGCTGGTAATTTGTTTATGGCATCAAATGCATCCCAAATATCAACTGCTTCCTGATTTGCTTTTTGATCATCGATAAGTTCTAATCCACTATTCAGGTAACGCTTCTCAATTTTAAGAGTATCTAATGCTTTCTGAACCCTCGAATCGTTAAATAACGTTGGCTCTACCAGCACGATAGCATTAGTATTTTGCACTTTTTTAGTGGTAAGTAATTCCGCCATTAAGAAACAGAATAAACTGAGCACCAAACATCTTACCATCAACAATAACAATTCATTCAGCTTGATACTTTTCGATTGCTTTGTCTCAAATTCAGGAATGTATTTTAAACTACCTACGTGAATAACTTTACCTTCCTTCTTGCTCCAGAGGTGTATAGCTATAGGTATCAATAACCCAAATAATCCATAGAGATATGATGCGTTGGCAAACTCCATTAGATTAATGCATTTCTACGTTTTAAAAAGCTACTTAGCATTTCGCCAATTGAGGTGCCAGTTGTAAATAGGTTATAGTCAATGCCTTCTCTCAGCAGCGCCTCATTCACATTGAAAAGAAATTCAGAGACATTCTGCTCATAGATTTCTTTCGCATCAGCCGCGGATATTTTAACCCTTGAATACGTTTCCAAATCCTCTAATGTGACACTCCCTGTGTAATTAAAATTCAACTCATTTTCACCCATCAGGTGGATCACCACAACTTCATTCCTGTTGGTTTTCAGTGATTTAATAAATTTCAATAGTTCATCATTTTCCTCATACAGATCGGAGATAAACACAATCAATTCCTTATGGTTTCTATCGTGCAACTCTCTAATGTCTGCACTATTTGCTGGCCATTTACCCTTATTTTCAATCTCTACTAGGTAATGTAAAAATCTATTGAAGTGCCTGATATGAGCTCTTGGATAAAGTGTTTTTAGTTCCACTTCATTCAGCGCAAAAAGCCCAACTGCATCTCCCTGATGGCTTGTGAGATAACCAAGCGTTGCGCATAAAAAACGAGCATAGTCCATCTTGGTAAGACCACTATCCTCATGAAGCATGGAAGCACTGGCATCAATGATGAACTTTACAGAGATGTTAGTATCAATCTCGGCCTGTTTGATATAGTATCGCGATGATCTCGCCAACATCTTCCAATCCAGCAACCGTATATCATCACCAGGCTCATAACTTCTATATTGACTAAACTCCATACCCTGCCCTACTTTGCGACTCCTGTTTAAGCCCGCAGTATGGCCTTCGAGTATTGTTTTAGCAACAAACTCAAGACCCTTAACACTGTTAAGGTTTTCAGGTGTAAGAAATTCCTGATAATTCATTACACTACCCC
This genomic window contains:
- a CDS encoding DUF58 domain-containing protein, producing MNYQEFLTPENLNSVKGLEFVAKTILEGHTAGLNRSRKVGQGMEFSQYRSYEPGDDIRLLDWKMLARSSRYYIKQAEIDTNISVKFIIDASASMLHEDSGLTKMDYARFLCATLGYLTSHQGDAVGLFALNEVELKTLYPRAHIRHFNRFLHYLVEIENKGKWPANSADIRELHDRNHKELIVFISDLYEENDELLKFIKSLKTNRNEVVVIHLMGENELNFNYTGSVTLEDLETYSRVKISAADAKEIYEQNVSEFLFNVNEALLREGIDYNLFTTGTSIGEMLSSFLKRRNALI
- a CDS encoding BatA domain-containing protein → MEFANASYLYGLFGLLIPIAIHLWSKKEGKVIHVGSLKYIPEFETKQSKSIKLNELLLLMVRCLVLSLFCFLMAELLTTKKVQNTNAIVLVEPTLFNDSRVQKALDTLKIEKRYLNSGLELIDDQKANQEAVDIWDAFDAINKLPADTIFILASVTENQLKGRRPATSKVIKWLPIEPLENQEYTHRSFTNGLDLIATSNTISTEYKWVEGVQEAMSQAENWDTLKFDIVYDQEFEKELFYFQSALATISEVAKRPILINSFSTKNFENKGSDWLIWLSEDELNFEHNASSLIYRENVTKPILTGQSGRYFLNNRITQDNFISEDFIGHLFAIIIPEKADLKESRQVPLEMVKLNQSTIDTDKTNKARADWFWLVFLGFFLFERVYSMKRKQ
- a CDS encoding DUF4175 family protein → MKSGIDILNKVTLKWRLVYIANAFLLAIGLTLLISFVIELKSLGWLALIFILSLALFILVYRPWKINAKRSSRWLDLSFGLAQNSSFLLVSEVADSSLIAQVQRKRISEILLANEDKIGWPASLKNGFIGLALFVISGLLLSLIDINSPSEINEREKGIEFISTDSVITDQALSIINQEVRINYPKYTKLATTTSENFSVTALEGSYITWTVTFSEKPKSLILEMNNGKQLPFKAEGGSYKLTSQLIASGFYKLIYTDINQKQYETELYQLIATPDKEPEVSIEGIDRFTVLEIDEPWKVQFTSKMSDDYGLDSTAIVATVSKGSGEAVKFREERMAFDKSLKVGGKRQSLSKSIDIAKLDMTPGDELYFYVEVFDYKRPKPNRNRTETYFVSIRDTTKIEFSLEGALGVDLMPEYFRSQRQIIIDTEKLVKQRGKIPKNDFNFTSNELGFDQKSLRLKYGQFMGEEFESGMTESESESAEADHDHDEEDPLAEYSHAHDSDNEHNLVPESEKKEDPLDEFKHDHEDPEEATLFTSSIKGKLRAAMNEMWDAELYLRLYQPEKSLPYQYKALELIKEIKNHARIYVHRIGFDPPPIKEDKRLSGDVKEVQTGTSTIESVTEKSYPAIEKAIFYIDELIKKELKAYESDIFKNAGNELAAIAIDQPGKHFMTLQLLQKLNLKQVDETILFSTLRKVQSELSKALPSEDELSPQNHSSEDRLTRAYLNQLTNSMNK